tttttatgtaataatatttgctacaactttaccattttttttttatattgatttaatGATCACGTTCGTttccaaacaattttttttatatatttttgtataattCGAAGAATCGTTACcattttactaattaaaatgaaactcGAGCGCTCATATTTAGCATTTTAATTTATCTAACTTGTAAACGTGAACAGAATATAAGGTTCGATAAAGTCACAAATTCAATAGTCCAAGACATTACATCGAAGGACAGCAAATATTTCCACATCAACCTTTTGCAATGCACGAAGTTGCAATTCCAACATGTTACCATAACTGCACCTGCAAATAGCCCCAACACCGATGGAATCCACGTGGGACATTCATCTCAGATCACCATTACCAATGCCAATATTGGAACAGGTGATGATTGCATCTCCTTTGGTGCTGGAGCCCAAGATATTACTGTTAACCAAGTAACTTGTGGACCTGGCCATGGTATCAGTGTTGGAAGTCTTGGAAAGTACCAAAACGAAGAACCTGTTTCAGGAATCAGAGTTACTGGTGCCACACTCAGCAATACAGATAATGGTGTTAGAATCAAAACATGGCCTGCTTCCTCTTCTGGAGCTGCTACTGATATACATTTCGAGGATGTTGTCATGAACAATGTTGCCAATCCTATCATCATTGATCAAAACTACTGCCCAAACAGTCAATGCTCAAACCAGGTTATTATAAACATCAcaaatatatacacaaattttgatgttaaaaaaaaagtaaaactacTAATATCGAATTCTTGGGTGcgcttttttgttttgttttcagtCTCCCTCTAAAGTTAAGATCAGCAATGTTAGCTTCAAGAAAATTAGTGGCAGTTCTTCGACACAGGAAGCTGTGAATCTTATTTGCAGTAAGAGTGTACCATGCCAACAAGTGGTGCTTTCTGACATTGATCTCACATACAAGGGAAGTGGAGGATCTGCTACTTCCACTTGTACTAACGTCCAGCCTGCAGTTTCGGGCAAGCTGAACCCTCCTGCTTGTgccaataaaaattaatgaaatgcTTCCCAAGCTGTTAAAACTAATGTAGAATGAACAAATACAATTTGCAGATACGTTATCGGAGTTCTATTCTAAATAGAATCCCATCTAACAtgttccctttttctttatttaaatgaaactggggaattttttagttattttttgagTTGTTTAAGTTCAGCCTTTTGTTGAAATCTGCTATGATCTGTAGTGTTGTTGTAGATAGTAATTGTTCTATTATTGCAATTGAGATCattcttaataaaaataaaaaaatttattcatctCTTCCTAAATGCTTTTTGTTCTTAAGTAATATTGTCCACCAATATTGTTAAGCATCTACTACCAATCCAATTTAGTACACAATCGGGTaagtaaacaaaaacaaaatgagcAAAATTTTAGGTTTCAATAGAATTTTGACCGTTTTTTAGGTtccgggggtattttggtcatttttgggttttagaggtatttcgttcaatttttaggtttaggggggtactttggttttttttaggttttgagggtatttcggtcatttgatgggtttagggagtattttggtcattttaatgttttagaggtattttggtcattttttagatttagggggtatttcggtcattttaaGATTTCGGGGggtatttatttcatttttaggtttaggatgtattttggtaattttggaggttttatgggtattttggtctttttagtGGTTTTGAGGTACTTTAGAGTTTGGTGATTTGTAGAAATGATATTTAGGCTTAATTGGGTACCTAGTTAAAACCCAATTAACGTTAGTTATAattgggtctaattgggttactacccatttaacccaattaataattgggtgggtttagGTCATATTTTAGTTGGTGGGTTTGCATGGGAAAATGGGCATGGGTTGATTTTGCCAACTCGACTCGACCCATGGATAGCCCTGGACATCACCATCATCAACCAAAACCAAAAGCCCATTCAATTGTATCTCTTTCACAGAGTCACTAAATTACATGCCAATCCttctgtaaaaaaaatattttgaggcTGCTAGATTTATCCATTTAGCTTGGTACTTACACACCTAACACGTATCTATAGTACTATTTAAAGATATTGCCCTGTTTGGGATCGTCTATTTAGATgcccaaaataccctcaaattcATCTGTTTCTAAGGCTTAAATCATAGggttagacatgtaaaattagtACTTCAAAACCACCTAATTTTTGgccaacttaaaaaaaaataaaaaataaaaagttttttctcccagctccacatttctctctcacatttgttgtcaagtactaatacaacttcttcttttagaaaaaataaaaaataaaaaataaaatttttttttcctttttccacaaacgtaccattttttttatcactgaACTGTTTTTATCCCACCTCCACATTTCTCTCTCGCATTAGTAGTCAAGTACTAATACAacttcttaaaacaaaaaataaaataaagctcCCATGAGTAAAACGTGTggacccaaaaaataaaaaatgaaaagcatCATCGCACATGTAAAGcacatgtgatgaggctagttacTTTTAATCAAGCTTATGAGAATCATTTCTAACTTAAAGAGTAAAGACTTTAGAGTTTCTTTATCCGCAGCAATCCTAGAGTTTTCAGTTATCACAGACTTTAGGCAATGCCTCCAACACGGAACTAGAAGGAGTTTGCAACAGCTAGGCTTTTCCCCTCTAAGAATAGGCTTTTCATAGGAGAACTGAAATCAAGTAAAGAGTTGGTAACACTatcaaaatgctaaaaaaaggTTTAAGAGATTGGATGTAGTTAAATTAGTCTACTTTTGTGACAAAATGAATCATATTTATCAAATTATGAAGCACTGACGGTTATTgggaaatatttatttttataaatatactCGTTTAGAATACCATGATTATAACTTTTAGCATCTACTCCAAGAAACTAGCAAATTAGGTATAATAGGAGATATATAGGACACATACAAACTTCCAAGATAGTAAGGAAAATGATAGAAGTCTTATCATCATAACCTTCTTTCGCTCTAGATATATGGTagtttcaatgatatgatttggAGTAGCAGTGCATTCTAAGCCTAACAAATAAGGTGGTTCAAAAGAGGTGGTGATACTAAGCGAAAACCCAACCTAAAGGTGGTTCAAAAGTAGACTAT
This genomic stretch from Quercus lobata isolate SW786 chromosome 3, ValleyOak3.0 Primary Assembly, whole genome shotgun sequence harbors:
- the LOC115980952 gene encoding exopolygalacturonase-like, yielding MGKNLSIATILLLLVLASTKAQQVFDVKSYGAQPNADITQALTKAWKAACAVAGSKVVISAGVYKLGFVNLLGPCKGAIEFNLQGTLQAPLDVASLNGKDGWVVFEHIDGLTVSGGGVFDGKGQQAWQKNKCDKDKNCNVLPINIRFDKVTNSIVQDITSKDSKYFHINLLQCTKLQFQHVTITAPANSPNTDGIHVGHSSQITITNANIGTGDDCISFGAGAQDITVNQVTCGPGHGISVGSLGKYQNEEPVSGIRVTGATLSNTDNGVRIKTWPASSSGAATDIHFEDVVMNNVANPIIIDQNYCPNSQCSNQSPSKVKISNVSFKKISGSSSTQEAVNLICSKSVPCQQVVLSDIDLTYKGSGGSATSTCTNVQPAVSGKLNPPACANKN